A stretch of DNA from Candidatus Poribacteria bacterium:
GTCGTTTTTCACACAGCATCTTCGATGTATCGGCTGCCTGCGTTTGGTTGTTGGGTTGAAGATCCTCGTTAGCAGCCGGTGGCGCTTGAACATTTGGATCAGCAACCGCGGACACAAGATCAGAATCAGGTGCATACAGACGCTCCTGTAACGTTTCCCACCAATTCTGTGCAGGCTGAATGTCCCCCACCTTATGTGTTG
This window harbors:
- a CDS encoding zf-HC2 domain-containing protein, whose product is MKCNNVREELVAYIDGELSSMEVQTIEAHLADCKECAAEHDKLTTTIESTHKVGDIQPAQNWWETLQERLYAPDSDLVSAVADPNVQAPPAANEDLQPNNQTQAADTSKMLCEKRRFDRAQTTNC